Below is a window of Scyliorhinus torazame isolate Kashiwa2021f chromosome 21, sScyTor2.1, whole genome shotgun sequence DNA.
TGAAAGGGTTTTCCTGTTGCAGCCTGCACCATTGGGTAACCTGGTGGGGGGGGATTGAATCCCACTGGCTGGAAACCTTTGGCCAATGCATtaagtcagaggttgggaattctgcagtcATTAACCCATTCTCGGACTCCCTGAAGCTTGTCCACCATTTACACCTCGTCAAGAAACTCATCTTCACCCTGGGCAATACAGCCACTTAATCAGCACCGCACCCACTctctccatcactgatgcacagtagcagcagagtGGACCATACACAAGGTgttctgcaggaactcaccaagtgtcCTTTGACACTTCAATATCCACTACCTCtatcgtctagaaggacaagggcagcagatacaagggaacacaccacctgcaagttcccctgcaaatcatcctgttccttcattgtcattggatcaaaatccagtaactccctccctaacagcactgtgggtgtacctacaccgtatGGGCTGCAGGGTTAAACACGGGTAAAAAGTGTAAACTATTTTATTCCTATTTTGCAGTGTTGCCCATAGCAGAAGGCCTGGAGATCACAAAGATGGCCGCCTGCAGCACAAAAACCAACGATCTGCGTGTGGATTGCAACTACAAAATGACAGGCTCGACTTTGGCTGACATCAAGTATACATGGAGTCTGCTGACAACAAAGAATCAAACTCTTGTGATCAAGAGCACAATAACCTCCGGCAAAGAAAGCCCAACTTTCAAGAATCGCGCAGAAGTGAATTTGACAGACATGTTGCTGCGTCTGATCATTACTGGGTTTGGGAAGTCGGAAGAGGGGAAGTACATGTGTGTGCTCACTTCAAAATCCAAAGTAGAGAATCGCACAATTTCAGTTCAGCATGGTAAGAATATTCTTCCCACAGTCTAGGTACTATTTGGACCTAAATTAAAATTGTGTTCATTTGAGACTTTAACAGACACGTAACAGGAGACAGTTTGGTGAATTAACTCAGGAAATGTTGAATAAGCTACAGATTAATACTTATCAACAACAGGGCAGGACTGAACTAGTGTACTGCAGCCTTGGGGAGCCCAGTTTGACACTCGGCCTCTATTCTGTGAGATAGtgacatttcccgtaccagcctccccgaacaggcgctggaatgtggcgactaggggcttttcacagtaacttcatttgaagcctacttgggacaataagcaattttcatttcatttccctcccCACAACCTTTGCTTCCCTGTGGACGGCCAGATCCACAAACTTCAGTATCAAACTTGCTGTGCAATTTGCTCAGTGACAGACACTGCTTATTAACCCTTTCCAAGCCACAACCCACAGCACCATCAATTAGATTATTGCATTCTGATTGGCCTAAATGAGGCAATGCTATTTCCAAATTGACTCAAGGCATGGTCAGTCTCTGATTGGTCTAAGTGGTACATGATCAGTCTCTGATTGGTCTAGGTGGTACATG
It encodes the following:
- the thy1 gene encoding thy-1 membrane glycoprotein isoform X2 produces the protein MFKNEQKETGTKAEIETRNPSCRYWIVESIWPLLKMIQLLLLSVVAVLPIAEGLEITKMAACSTKTNDLRVDCNYKMTGSTLADIKYTWSLLTTKNQTLVIKSTITSGKESPTFKNRAEVNLTDMLLRLIITGFGKSEEGKYMCVLTSKSKVENRTISVQHAVAKCDAAGCVLGSWMLSLVLALTALQAQDILPCGGFN
- the thy1 gene encoding thy-1 membrane glycoprotein isoform X1 — protein: MFRSWCCREGLLQQLAEPPPQSAIKREGETERCSCRYWIVESIWPLLKMIQLLLLSVVAVLPIAEGLEITKMAACSTKTNDLRVDCNYKMTGSTLADIKYTWSLLTTKNQTLVIKSTITSGKESPTFKNRAEVNLTDMLLRLIITGFGKSEEGKYMCVLTSKSKVENRTISVQHAVAKCDAAGCVLGSWMLSLVLALTALQAQDILPCGGFN
- the thy1 gene encoding thy-1 membrane glycoprotein isoform X3: MIQLLLLSVVAVLPIAEGLEITKMAACSTKTNDLRVDCNYKMTGSTLADIKYTWSLLTTKNQTLVIKSTITSGKESPTFKNRAEVNLTDMLLRLIITGFGKSEEGKYMCVLTSKSKVENRTISVQHAVAKCDAAGCVLGSWMLSLVLALTALQAQDILPCGGFN